In Pedobacter sp. WC2423, the following are encoded in one genomic region:
- a CDS encoding PD-(D/E)XK nuclease family transposase, whose protein sequence is MSASTNKYIDPLSDFVFKHLFGGEPNKEIMIAFLSSLRSLWKK, encoded by the coding sequence ATGTCAGCTAGTACAAATAAATACATTGATCCATTATCAGATTTTGTATTCAAACATCTTTTTGGCGGTGAACCCAATAAGGAGATCATGATTGCTTTTTTAAGTTCACTGCGCTCTCTATGGAAGAAATAG
- a CDS encoding TonB-dependent receptor: protein MNKNLPLLFKNLLICTVLFSSSALAQEKKADSIKTNALDEVVVTSSRTEIKRRHVPQSMTVISKAVIDLTSSQEVTDLLKKNSSISIVQYPGLSSGIGIRGFRPQTSGLNQRSLLLVDGRPAGTVSIATINPADIERIEVLKGPASALYGSSAMGGVVNIITKKSAGDIHGNVFAEYGSYETTKLGASAGGNISKKLDFDLSFLNYDRAKNMKLGNGNLFRKMLGANSALYNYTTGPVEMDDKRSDGLRRDYTKLNYNTGSLRLGYQLDANWRLDVRGERFVAKNVESPSDIQFGNGQPSTKDIERHYEEATLSGNIDQHHLTLKGYTSQENNLNNTLLTVNGLVAPYASYKSTTSWKGIQAKDAYQLGNHSVVFGLDYSNASTSSQSFNPDGSESAPYSPNYSLSSGAAYIQGQLNFLDNKLVINPGVRLDLITYDVKQTPLLTTYAGGKKTNPFFSPSLAAQYSLNKLFTVHASTGRGFVTPDAYNVAGYSERINAGKASVIQGNADLKNENSISWDAGLRFNKSEWGLTADFTYYNTYVKDRITTQTTVPVPAETTASGFPISSRMTYINANKANINGFEAEVAWDFGTLAAKDYSLKVFGNATKSSKAKEVTILANGTESVKDIYNVPDFTSSYGFEFNNLKGLDLRLSGRYVGKRKDTDFNDPKFPEIVYPEFMTADFAASYSYKKRHTVTFLVNNITDENYYEKRGFNLAGRNFSLRYNISF from the coding sequence ATCAAAAGACGTCATGTACCACAAAGTATGACGGTGATCAGTAAAGCTGTTATCGATCTGACTTCCTCACAGGAAGTAACTGATCTATTGAAAAAGAATTCTTCCATCAGTATTGTACAATATCCAGGCTTATCTTCTGGAATTGGTATTCGTGGATTCAGGCCGCAAACGAGTGGTTTAAATCAGCGTTCATTGTTACTGGTTGATGGCCGTCCGGCAGGTACAGTAAGTATTGCAACGATTAATCCTGCTGATATTGAGCGTATCGAAGTACTTAAAGGCCCTGCTTCGGCATTATATGGCTCATCGGCCATGGGTGGGGTGGTGAACATAATTACTAAAAAGTCGGCTGGTGATATTCATGGAAATGTTTTTGCTGAATACGGATCTTATGAAACCACTAAATTAGGTGCTTCAGCGGGTGGAAATATCAGTAAGAAACTGGACTTTGATTTGTCCTTTTTGAATTATGACAGAGCTAAAAACATGAAATTGGGAAATGGCAACTTATTCAGAAAGATGCTTGGCGCCAACTCTGCACTTTATAATTACACTACCGGGCCTGTTGAAATGGATGATAAGCGTTCTGACGGGCTAAGAAGAGATTATACCAAATTAAACTACAATACAGGAAGTTTGAGATTAGGTTATCAGCTTGATGCCAACTGGAGACTTGATGTTCGCGGAGAACGCTTTGTAGCAAAAAATGTAGAATCTCCGAGTGATATACAATTTGGAAACGGACAACCGAGTACAAAAGATATTGAACGTCACTATGAGGAAGCAACGCTTTCCGGTAATATTGATCAGCATCATTTAACTTTGAAAGGATATACTTCGCAGGAGAATAACCTGAACAATACTTTACTGACTGTAAATGGGCTTGTGGCACCATATGCTTCTTATAAAAGCACAACCAGCTGGAAGGGTATACAGGCAAAAGATGCTTACCAGTTAGGAAATCATTCGGTGGTTTTTGGTCTGGATTACAGTAATGCTTCAACGAGCTCCCAATCTTTTAATCCAGATGGTTCTGAATCTGCTCCATATTCTCCAAACTACAGTCTTTCATCCGGTGCTGCTTATATTCAGGGACAATTAAACTTTCTGGACAATAAGTTAGTCATTAATCCAGGTGTACGTTTGGATCTGATTACTTATGACGTGAAGCAAACGCCATTATTAACCACTTATGCAGGTGGTAAAAAGACAAACCCTTTCTTTAGTCCAAGTTTAGCTGCTCAGTATTCGTTAAATAAGCTGTTTACTGTACATGCAAGTACAGGACGTGGATTTGTAACACCGGATGCTTATAATGTAGCGGGCTATTCTGAAAGAATTAATGCAGGTAAAGCCAGTGTGATCCAGGGAAATGCTGACCTGAAAAATGAGAATAGTATTTCATGGGATGCGGGGTTGAGATTCAATAAATCTGAATGGGGACTGACTGCTGATTTCACTTATTATAATACCTATGTTAAAGATAGGATCACAACGCAAACTACGGTACCAGTACCAGCTGAAACTACGGCAAGTGGTTTTCCAATTAGCAGTCGTATGACTTATATCAATGCAAATAAAGCAAATATCAATGGTTTTGAGGCTGAGGTTGCATGGGATTTCGGAACATTGGCAGCAAAAGATTATTCTTTAAAAGTTTTTGGTAATGCCACTAAGTCATCTAAGGCGAAAGAGGTTACTATTTTAGCTAATGGTACAGAATCGGTTAAGGATATTTATAACGTACCTGATTTTACTTCAAGTTATGGTTTTGAATTCAACAACCTGAAAGGACTTGATTTAAGACTAAGCGGCAGGTATGTTGGCAAACGCAAGGACACTGATTTTAATGATCCTAAATTTCCTGAAATTGTTTATCCGGAATTTATGACGGCAGATTTTGCAGCCAGTTATAGCTACAAGAAAAGACATACGGTTACATTTCTGGTGAATAATATTACAGATGAAAACTATTATGAAAAACGCGGATTTAATCTTGCAGGAAGGAACTTCTCTTTGAGATATAATATCAGTTTCTAA